One genomic window of Rhodospirillaceae bacterium includes the following:
- a CDS encoding aromatic amino acid lyase yields MTVRVNSRADLTLEAARRVAWEGEGVELGPRALAAMAQGRDRLERILEHDPDVTIYGVTTGPGQLARARLTAEQRAQWAGMSPARAAASWGDPLPGRAVRAIVLARLANFVEGHAAVSPEIACRVAAMLDGDDLPFVPVQGHGGAGEILALSHLFTGLAEAGRLAPKDVMCLINGSPAAAGLVTDAALAAAGRLEAAARIFALSFEAFNAPLGHLDPALEGYWNNPHDTWALQRLRDLVGEGDEAGRRPYQAPVSYRILPRMLGQARRAAALAAEVAEESLQAVTDNPVWIDDTGEDHPFGRFVSTGGYHNPHAALAMDALGAACANLCLLAGRHGAKLLDGKVSLLPDQLADSEDLGDVRRAYLGCLPMAQTGYEEEARLHAQATLLPGSESGGFGQNDVASPVFLAWSKQDRAGRCLDMALASLAPIALRALDLTGRPVPPQLAGLEAAVREGLPDPMQPVAPGQAAASIAEALRRGIYPS; encoded by the coding sequence ATGACCGTACGCGTGAACTCCCGAGCCGATCTCACCCTCGAAGCGGCCCGGCGGGTCGCCTGGGAGGGCGAGGGCGTCGAACTCGGGCCCCGGGCGCTCGCGGCCATGGCGCAGGGCCGCGACCGGCTGGAGCGCATCCTCGAGCACGATCCGGATGTCACGATCTACGGCGTGACGACGGGGCCGGGTCAGCTTGCCCGCGCCAGGCTGACCGCCGAGCAGCGCGCCCAGTGGGCCGGCATGTCGCCGGCGCGCGCCGCGGCCTCCTGGGGCGATCCGCTGCCCGGCCGCGCCGTGCGCGCCATCGTGCTTGCGCGGCTCGCCAACTTCGTCGAGGGCCATGCCGCGGTGTCGCCGGAGATCGCCTGCCGGGTCGCCGCCATGCTGGACGGAGATGACCTGCCCTTCGTGCCGGTGCAGGGCCACGGCGGGGCGGGCGAGATCCTGGCGCTGAGCCACCTGTTCACCGGCCTGGCCGAAGCCGGGCGGTTGGCGCCCAAGGACGTGATGTGCCTGATCAACGGCTCGCCGGCGGCGGCCGGGCTCGTCACCGACGCCGCGCTCGCCGCCGCGGGGCGGCTGGAGGCGGCGGCGCGGATCTTCGCCCTGTCCTTCGAGGCCTTCAACGCGCCGCTCGGCCATCTCGACCCGGCGCTGGAGGGCTACTGGAACAATCCCCACGACACCTGGGCGCTGCAACGCCTGCGCGACCTGGTGGGCGAGGGCGACGAGGCCGGACGGCGGCCCTACCAGGCGCCGGTCAGCTACCGCATCCTGCCGCGCATGCTGGGCCAGGCCCGGCGCGCCGCGGCGCTGGCCGCCGAGGTCGCCGAAGAGTCGCTGCAGGCCGTGACGGACAACCCGGTGTGGATCGACGATACCGGCGAAGACCATCCCTTCGGCCGGTTCGTCTCGACCGGCGGCTATCACAATCCCCACGCCGCGCTCGCCATGGACGCGCTCGGCGCAGCCTGCGCCAATCTCTGCCTTCTCGCCGGGCGCCACGGTGCGAAACTGCTGGACGGCAAGGTGTCGCTGCTGCCCGACCAGCTCGCCGACTCCGAAGACTTGGGCGATGTCCGCCGCGCCTATCTGGGCTGCCTGCCGATGGCCCAGACCGGCTACGAGGAGGAGGCCCGCCTCCACGCCCAGGCCACGCTGCTGCCGGGCAGCGAATCCGGCGGGTTCGGCCAGAACGACGTCGCGAGCCCGGTGTTCCTGGCCTGGTCGAAGCAGGACCGGGCCGGCCGCTGCCTCGACATGGCGCTCGCCAGCCTGGCGCCGATCGCCCTGCGCGCGCTGGACCTCACCGGCCGGCCGGTGCCGCCGCAACTGGCCGGGCTCGAAGCTGCGGTCCGCGAAGGCCTGCCCGATCCGATGCAGCCCGTAGCGCCCGGCCAAGCGGCGGCGTCGATCGCCGAAGCCCTGCGCCGGGGGATCTATCCATCGTGA